In Candidatus Gastranaerophilales bacterium, one genomic interval encodes:
- the glyQ gene encoding glycine--tRNA ligase subunit alpha: protein MGLSFQELYLNLTKFWSDYGCIIQHPYDIEKGASTMNPATFLRSLGPEPWNTAMIEPCRRPTDARYGENPNRLGHYFQYQVILKPSPKDAQELYLQSLTAMGIDLSKHDVRFVEDNWESPTLGAKGVGWEVWLDGMEVTQFTYFQQVGGLEIKPVALELTYGLERIAMYLQNVDNVYDIMWNNEIKYGEIYHQNEVEQSKYNFEYSNADTLFKVYDLYSQEAQNCLEQKLVLPAYDCILKCSHTFNLLDARGVISKDERTNYINRIRKLASESAALYVEQRKEMGFPLLKKELV, encoded by the coding sequence ATGGGCTTATCATTTCAAGAGCTATATTTAAATTTAACAAAATTTTGGTCTGACTATGGATGTATAATTCAACATCCTTACGATATAGAAAAAGGAGCAAGTACGATGAATCCTGCTACTTTTTTACGTTCGTTGGGACCTGAGCCTTGGAATACCGCAATGATAGAGCCGTGTAGACGTCCTACAGATGCTCGCTATGGTGAAAACCCAAATCGTTTGGGGCATTATTTTCAATATCAGGTTATATTAAAACCATCGCCTAAAGATGCTCAGGAACTTTACTTGCAATCATTAACGGCTATGGGAATAGACTTGTCTAAACATGATGTCAGATTCGTAGAAGATAATTGGGAATCACCTACCTTGGGTGCAAAAGGCGTAGGCTGGGAGGTCTGGCTTGATGGTATGGAAGTAACCCAATTTACATATTTTCAACAAGTTGGCGGACTTGAAATTAAACCTGTTGCCTTAGAATTAACCTATGGGCTCGAGCGTATTGCTATGTATTTGCAAAATGTAGATAACGTATATGATATAATGTGGAATAATGAAATTAAATACGGTGAAATCTACCATCAAAACGAAGTTGAACAATCAAAATATAATTTTGAATATTCAAATGCTGATACGTTATTTAAGGTTTATGACCTTTATTCCCAAGAGGCTCAAAACTGCTTGGAACAAAAGCTTGTATTACCTGCGTACGACTGTATTTTAAAGTGTTCTCACACCTTCAACCTACTTGATGCAAGAGGGGTAATAAGCAAAGACGAACGTACCAATTATATAAACAGGATAAGAAAACTTGCTTCTGAATCCGCAGCATTATATGTAGAGCAAAGAAAAGAA